The sequence CGTAAATGCCGGCGGGAACTGAATCCCTGCCGAGCACATAATCCCAGCCGAGGAGCAGGTCGCGTGCCTTGGCAGCTGCCGCATCGCTGCTCACGAGCTCCTGGAGCAATGGCACCAGGTTGCGCGCGGGAATCGACAACTCATCCTGCTGAAGTTTCATCATGTCTGCAACCGTGAACATCCGGCCCGAGCGCAGATATTCATCAATCCGCACGGCGCGCATCTCGTCGCCCCACGTATAGTGAAGTGACTCAGAATAGGGATAACCGTCAGGGACCATGAAATTGTTGGCTGTCCGGATGTATCCGCTCGTGGGATTCAGAATGTGCGGGAGGTCCCTGATGGGCAGATATCCGCCCCACTCATATCGCCCGTCACCGGGAACAGGGACAAGCCCGCTCCAGTTCGGCCGGATCGGGGAAATGCCCACGGCCTGGTAGCCGATGTTCTTGCCGGTATCTGCCCAGATCATATTTTCTGCCGGGATCCGGCTGTAGCTGCAGGCATCACGAAATTCTTCCCAGTTTTTCGCCTGGTCCATCCGCAGGCTTGCGAGATAAGGTGCTGAACCCTCCTCGAGCCACGCGGCCCTGAGGGCATAGGCCTTGTGATGCGTTGCGTCCTCGTACAGCACCGGGCCGTGCCGGGTGTATTTCAGATCCACGGCAACCGGCGCCTCGCCTTTGACGGCGATGGTGTCCTTGATTACCTTCATCGTTTCCCAGGCGCCGCGGTATCGGTACTGCATAGGGTTGGCCGGGTTGGTGTCGTAGACGTAGAGATCTTCGCTGTCCTGCCCGAAAATGGTTATGCCCCAGGCGCCATATTCGTTGTGACCGATCGAAACTCCCGGCAGTGCCGGTTCGCCGCCGCCGATCACATTCCAGCCCGGTGCCACCAGGTGAACCCAGTATCGGAGCGAAGGGACCTGCTGTGCGCGATGCGGGTCATTGGCGAGCAGCGGAAAGCCGGTCAGGGTGCGCATGCCACCGACCACCCAGTTGTTGCTCCCGATTTCGTCTCCGTTGCGGATCATTGCGAACTCGTCCGGCAGCGCCTGTGCGAGGAGTTCGAATGAGTTTTTGTCGTTGCGATAGGCGGCCACAACGTCCTCAGGGGCAAATCGAAGCGCGCCGCGGAAGGCAGTGTAGAGTTCGAGAATGTTGTCGGAAAGGAGCGGGCCGTCGATTGCCGGATCCAGTGTGATGACCGGATTGCGGGGGCGGAACCAAGCCCACTCTTTGACCGCCTCCGGCCCGAGAAGCGCGACGGCGCGGCCGTAGTTGAGTTCCTCCGAGATGTTCCCGAGCAAGCCCTGGTGGCGCGAGATCACCACTTCGGTCGTCCACGCGCCCGGCTTGATGCCGAGGAGGCGGAATTCCATGGGGAGGAGCTTCGGGTCGCGCTCGGTCTCGGCGATGTAGGCATTAATCCCTTTCACAAAGGCGGCGGCGATCTCTGCCCCGCGCGGGTGGTAGAAATTCAGTTCCTGTTTCATGTCGCCACGGGATTGATGCAGCCGCG is a genomic window of Terriglobia bacterium containing:
- a CDS encoding penicillin acylase family protein, encoding MKRVRLASSILIATLLCAAVAPPAPAQQDLHVAGLNDPVEIIKDRWGISHIYAKNESDLFFAQGYNAARDRLFQLEIWRRQATGTTAEILGRKELKRDIGARLHQSRGDMKQELNFYHPRGAEIAAAFVKGINAYIAETERDPKLLPMEFRLLGIKPGAWTTEVVISRHQGLLGNISEELNYGRAVALLGPEAVKEWAWFRPRNPVITLDPAIDGPLLSDNILELYTAFRGALRFAPEDVVAAYRNDKNSFELLAQALPDEFAMIRNGDEIGSNNWVVGGMRTLTGFPLLANDPHRAQQVPSLRYWVHLVAPGWNVIGGGEPALPGVSIGHNEYGAWGITIFGQDSEDLYVYDTNPANPMQYRYRGAWETMKVIKDTIAVKGEAPVAVDLKYTRHGPVLYEDATHHKAYALRAAWLEEGSAPYLASLRMDQAKNWEEFRDACSYSRIPAENMIWADTGKNIGYQAVGISPIRPNWSGLVPVPGDGRYEWGGYLPIRDLPHILNPTSGYIRTANNFMVPDGYPYSESLHYTWGDEMRAVRIDEYLRSGRMFTVADMMKLQQDELSIPARNLVPLLQELVSSDAAAAKARDLLLGWDYVLGRDSVPAGIYAAWERRLQSNVRDLFVPVNARRLLSGINLKRMIDWLAAPDGHFGKNPTADRDALLIRSLSEAVTELTKQLGQDMAQWQYGQEKYHHILVSHPLSAAVGADLRARLNVGPLPRGGYAVTVNATGNGNNQTSGASFRIIADTENWDNSVGTNNPGQSGDPDSPHYRDLFQMWAAGKYFPVFYSRKKVESVMEEKMVLSPAR